A genomic region of Psychrobacter sp. M13 contains the following coding sequences:
- the cysT gene encoding sulfate ABC transporter permease subunit CysT, with the protein MSAATSPSNKPNNKKGWLMRMRQRNVLPGFGLSMGITVFSLSLLVVLPFAMMAYTSTQLGWIGFWEVISQPRVAAAIKLSLWMSFLAMLTNLVFGTLVAWVLVRYEFWGKSLINALVDLPFALPTAVTGISLATLYAPNGLIGQYFDKFDIQVAFTPIGIWLALVVVSFPFIVRAVQPVLAELSVEFEEAAAVLGANRLTTFTKVIMPELLPAMLMGAGMMFARATGEYGSVIFIAGNIPMETEILPIIIMSKLEQLNPQGGFDVQGASAVALFMLMISFVILLTINIVQWKLSRRVGAR; encoded by the coding sequence ATGAGTGCTGCAACTTCTCCTTCTAATAAACCCAATAATAAAAAGGGCTGGCTGATGCGTATGCGTCAGCGCAATGTGCTACCAGGGTTTGGGCTGAGTATGGGCATTACCGTCTTTAGCTTATCGCTCTTGGTGGTGCTACCGTTTGCGATGATGGCTTATACGAGTACCCAGTTGGGGTGGATTGGGTTTTGGGAGGTGATCAGTCAGCCCCGTGTCGCCGCTGCTATTAAGCTGAGCTTATGGATGTCGTTTTTGGCGATGCTTACCAATTTGGTATTTGGTACGCTCGTGGCATGGGTACTCGTGCGCTATGAGTTTTGGGGTAAATCCTTGATTAACGCGCTAGTTGATTTACCCTTTGCCTTGCCAACCGCAGTGACGGGTATTTCACTGGCCACGCTCTATGCACCAAACGGCTTGATTGGGCAATATTTTGATAAGTTCGATATTCAGGTGGCTTTTACACCAATAGGAATTTGGCTGGCCTTAGTAGTGGTGAGCTTTCCGTTTATTGTTCGTGCCGTGCAGCCCGTACTCGCTGAGCTATCGGTCGAGTTTGAAGAGGCCGCAGCCGTTTTGGGCGCTAATCGCTTGACGACTTTTACTAAGGTAATTATGCCTGAGCTGCTCCCTGCGATGCTCATGGGTGCTGGTATGATGTTTGCGCGCGCCACTGGCGAGTATGGCTCGGTGATTTTTATCGCGGGCAACATTCCTATGGAGACTGAGATTTTACCTATTATCATTATGAGTAAGCTTGAGCAGCTCAACCCTCAAGGCGGCTTTGATGTACAAGGCGCTTCAGCGGTAGCACTATTTATGCTGATGATCTCTTTTGTTATTTTGTTAACCATTAATATTGTACAGTGGAAACTGTCGCGCCGCGTAGGAGCTCGCTGA
- the cysW gene encoding sulfate ABC transporter permease subunit CysW, with product MQIANSYDYQSNPATKDTPWIRRVFITIAVLFMVIMLVVPLLAVFYEAFKDGWQLYIASLVDPEALQAIKLTLLTAGIVLPINMVMGIAIAWLVTRYQFKGKQLVTTLLDLPFSVSPVVAGLMFVLLFGLNSTVGGWFESMGFQIIYAVPGIILATLFVTFPFVARELIPLMQTQGDSEEQAALTLGASGWQTFWHITLPNIKWALLYGLILTNARAMGEFGAVSVVSGHIRGETNTMPLLVEVAYNDYNFTAAFALSSILAALALVTLLIQQLMTKWQERKFAKSERLVSAPELPVSANATVDKTDNNIRFDK from the coding sequence ATGCAAATAGCCAATAGCTACGACTACCAAAGCAATCCTGCGACTAAGGATACCCCTTGGATTAGGCGCGTGTTCATTACCATTGCCGTATTATTCATGGTCATTATGCTAGTTGTTCCACTGCTAGCCGTATTCTATGAAGCTTTTAAGGATGGCTGGCAGTTATATATCGCCTCTTTAGTTGATCCTGAAGCGCTACAAGCTATCAAGTTAACCTTATTGACCGCAGGTATTGTACTGCCGATCAATATGGTGATGGGTATTGCTATCGCTTGGCTAGTGACTCGCTATCAGTTTAAAGGCAAGCAGTTGGTCACGACCTTACTTGACTTACCTTTCTCAGTATCACCCGTCGTTGCAGGCTTAATGTTTGTCTTATTATTTGGTCTTAATTCTACGGTCGGCGGCTGGTTTGAGAGTATGGGCTTTCAGATTATCTATGCCGTGCCAGGTATTATATTAGCGACGCTTTTTGTCACCTTTCCGTTTGTGGCGCGTGAGCTGATACCTTTGATGCAGACTCAAGGTGATTCAGAGGAGCAGGCGGCATTGACGCTTGGCGCAAGCGGCTGGCAGACCTTTTGGCATATCACTTTGCCTAATATTAAATGGGCGTTGCTATATGGTTTGATATTAACCAATGCTCGCGCTATGGGTGAGTTCGGCGCGGTCAGCGTAGTATCCGGTCATATTCGCGGCGAGACTAATACCATGCCGCTACTGGTTGAGGTCGCTTATAATGATTATAACTTTACCGCCGCCTTTGCTTTATCGAGCATATTGGCAGCGCTAGCTTTAGTGACTTTGCTTATACAACAACTTATGACTAAATGGCAAGAGCGCAAGTTTGCCAAATCTGAGCGCCTAGTGAGTGCCCCTGAGCTGCCCGTTAGTGCCAATGCGACTGTTGATAAAACCGATAACAACATTAGGTTTGATAAATAG
- a CDS encoding sulfate ABC transporter ATP-binding protein, with amino-acid sequence MSIEIREVNKSFGDFNALNNINITVPTGKLTTLLGPSGCGKTTLLRIIAGLEYADSGQVLFDELDVTNTPVQKRNIGFMFQHYALFRHKNIADNIAFGLTLLPKSERPSKADINKRVDELLELVQLPQIANAYPHQLSGGQRQRIALARALAVKPKLLLLDEPFGALDAKVRKELRTWLKNIHHELGITSIMVTHDQEEARAISDEIVVMNHGRVEQVGTSEQLIHHPANRFVSDFLDIV; translated from the coding sequence ATGAGTATTGAAATTCGAGAAGTTAACAAGAGCTTTGGTGACTTCAACGCGCTAAATAATATAAATATCACCGTACCTACGGGTAAGCTGACGACTCTGCTTGGACCATCAGGCTGTGGTAAGACAACCCTTTTACGTATTATTGCAGGGCTTGAGTACGCCGATTCTGGGCAGGTGCTCTTTGATGAGCTGGATGTGACCAATACACCAGTACAAAAACGCAATATCGGCTTTATGTTTCAGCATTATGCGCTGTTTCGTCATAAAAACATCGCCGATAACATCGCGTTTGGACTGACACTTTTACCCAAAAGCGAGCGCCCAAGTAAGGCGGATATCAATAAGCGCGTCGATGAATTGTTAGAGCTGGTACAACTGCCGCAGATTGCTAACGCTTACCCGCATCAGCTCTCCGGTGGTCAGCGTCAGCGCATTGCTCTAGCACGGGCGTTAGCAGTAAAACCCAAGCTGTTACTACTCGATGAGCCGTTTGGAGCACTCGATGCCAAGGTACGTAAAGAGCTGCGTACTTGGCTCAAAAACATTCACCATGAGCTGGGCATCACCAGCATCATGGTGACACATGATCAAGAAGAGGCGCGAGCGATATCAGATGAGATTGTGGTGATGAACCATGGTCGCGTTGAGCAAGTCGGCACCTCAGAGCAGCTGATTCATCATCCTGCGAATAGATTTGTTAGCGACTTTTTGGATATTGTTTAA
- a CDS encoding helix-turn-helix transcriptional regulator, with protein MSDNSFIIQPVELFKVLSDPTRLKLFQILFQKEARCVGELVEILEQPQPTISRHLNHLKKLGILKAVRDGTWMWYEMADDLPLWCQDILQTTYSTLVEQKDNVR; from the coding sequence ATGTCTGACAATAGCTTTATTATTCAACCCGTTGAGTTGTTCAAAGTGCTGTCTGACCCTACACGATTAAAGCTATTTCAAATTTTGTTTCAAAAAGAAGCTCGCTGCGTAGGCGAGCTTGTTGAGATACTTGAGCAACCACAACCGACTATATCTCGTCATTTGAATCACCTAAAAAAATTGGGTATATTAAAGGCGGTGCGCGATGGAACTTGGATGTGGTATGAAATGGCGGATGATCTTCCGCTTTGGTGTCAGGATATATTACAGACGACGTATAGTACTTTGGTAGAGCAAAAGGACAACGTACGTTAG
- a CDS encoding bacterioferritin-associated ferredoxin, translating into MYVCICNDVKEKQIQAAIASGIDTLSGLKDTLNVATCCGCCEPMVNDYLDEYHAKLDVLAYAV; encoded by the coding sequence ATGTATGTCTGTATCTGTAATGATGTAAAAGAAAAGCAAATTCAAGCGGCCATTGCCTCGGGCATTGATACGCTTAGTGGCTTAAAAGATACGTTAAATGTAGCAACCTGTTGTGGTTGTTGTGAGCCTATGGTCAATGACTACTTAGATGAGTATCATGCAAAACTCGACGTACTCGCTTACGCGGTTTAG
- the bfr gene encoding bacterioferritin, with translation MIGSQKVIDYLNFLVGGELAARDQYFIHSEMYAEWHYGKLYERIHHEMEDETLHAQAIIRRILMLSGTPNMKVNGIHIGKTVPEMLQLDLDLEYEVQQHLKDGIALCEEEHDYVTREMLVVQLRDTEEDHAHWLEQQLRLIDMIGLPRYLQSQMAEVPPNLEP, from the coding sequence ATGATAGGCAGCCAAAAAGTTATCGATTATTTAAACTTTTTAGTAGGGGGCGAGCTGGCCGCTCGTGACCAGTATTTTATCCACTCTGAGATGTATGCTGAATGGCATTATGGCAAACTATATGAGCGTATCCATCATGAGATGGAGGATGAAACCTTACATGCTCAGGCTATTATCCGCCGTATCTTGATGCTGAGCGGCACGCCGAATATGAAAGTGAATGGCATTCACATTGGTAAAACTGTCCCAGAGATGCTTCAGCTCGATCTTGATCTTGAGTATGAGGTCCAGCAGCACCTAAAGGACGGTATTGCTCTATGTGAAGAGGAGCATGACTATGTTACTCGTGAGATGCTCGTGGTGCAATTGCGAGATACGGAAGAGGATCACGCCCATTGGCTTGAGCAGCAGTTGCGTCTTATCGATATGATTGGCTTGCCAAGATATCTACAAAGCCAAATGGCTGAAGTACCGCCTAATCTTGAGCCATAA
- the bfr gene encoding bacterioferritin, with protein sequence MKGDREVIQALNKVLGQSLIAINQYFLHARIARHWGLEKLNDNFYKQSIAEMKWSDDLIGRVLLLGGLPNLQELGKMFIAEDVAEMIDCNLRLEKQKFDIITDAIALCEQHKDYVSRALLVKLKDGNEEYDDWLDTQRDLIEDLGIQNYIQAQMDDDAS encoded by the coding sequence ATGAAAGGTGATAGAGAAGTTATTCAGGCACTCAATAAAGTGTTAGGTCAGTCACTAATTGCGATTAATCAATACTTTTTGCATGCTCGTATTGCACGCCATTGGGGACTTGAAAAGTTAAATGATAATTTTTATAAGCAGTCGATTGCTGAGATGAAATGGTCGGATGACTTAATCGGACGTGTATTACTGCTGGGTGGACTGCCTAACTTGCAAGAATTAGGTAAGATGTTTATCGCAGAAGATGTGGCTGAAATGATCGATTGTAACTTACGCTTAGAGAAGCAAAAGTTCGACATCATTACTGATGCTATCGCGCTGTGTGAGCAGCATAAAGACTATGTGTCACGTGCGCTGCTTGTTAAGCTCAAAGATGGTAATGAAGAGTACGATGATTGGCTCGATACCCAACGAGATCTCATCGAAGATTTAGGGATACAGAACTATATCCAAGCGCAGATGGATGATGATGCGTCTTAA
- a CDS encoding DHA2 family efflux MFS transporter permease subunit, with protein sequence MVTLSATQTKYLPYVLAVALFMQILDATILNTSLPQMAQALGESPLKMQWAVISYALTLAIFIPISGFLADKYGTRRVFLSAIVIFCIGSLLCAASPTLDLLVGSRIVQAIGGAMMTPVARLILVKSYPRNQLLTVMNFAVIPALIAPLVGPLLGGYLVQYASWHWIFLINIPMGIFGFVVAKRLVPAIFEDTKRLDWTGFLLFAAAACGFTLAVEFGAQPGRAMYGLLLAVIASTLLGAYIWHARRRQAPLFPLSLFNIRTFRIGITGNLFTRLGISAVPFLLPLLLQVVFEYSPSQAGWLLAPIAVGAIGVKPFVSKLIQRYSYRKVLVYNTLLLGILIILLAQFNDAAQWLWFIPLLTIMGACNSLQFSAMNTITIGDLQGAQTSSGNSLMAVNQQLAISFGIAFGAAMLNLLRERFGLDNLAAFQTTYWLLGILTILSGLYFLRLKPEDGRGLY encoded by the coding sequence ATGGTAACGCTAAGCGCAACCCAAACCAAATACCTGCCGTACGTGTTAGCAGTAGCGCTATTTATGCAGATTTTGGATGCCACTATCTTAAATACCTCCTTGCCGCAGATGGCGCAAGCCTTAGGGGAGTCGCCACTCAAGATGCAGTGGGCTGTTATTAGCTATGCGCTAACCTTGGCAATCTTTATTCCTATTAGTGGGTTTTTGGCAGACAAATACGGTACCCGTCGGGTGTTTTTGAGTGCGATTGTCATCTTCTGTATCGGCTCACTGCTGTGCGCCGCCTCGCCAACGTTAGATTTACTAGTAGGTTCGCGTATCGTGCAAGCTATTGGTGGCGCTATGATGACGCCTGTTGCTCGCCTAATTTTGGTCAAGTCCTATCCACGCAATCAGCTATTAACGGTGATGAATTTTGCGGTGATTCCAGCCCTTATTGCACCTTTGGTTGGCCCACTGCTCGGTGGCTATTTGGTACAATATGCCAGCTGGCATTGGATATTTTTGATTAATATACCGATGGGTATTTTTGGTTTTGTCGTCGCCAAAAGATTAGTTCCTGCTATCTTTGAAGATACCAAACGACTGGACTGGACAGGGTTCTTATTGTTTGCAGCCGCCGCTTGCGGCTTTACGCTTGCCGTTGAATTTGGTGCGCAACCTGGGCGTGCCATGTATGGCTTGCTCTTAGCTGTAATAGCCTCAACGCTGCTAGGAGCCTATATCTGGCATGCGAGGCGACGACAAGCGCCGCTATTTCCGCTCAGTCTTTTTAACATTCGTACCTTTCGCATCGGTATTACCGGTAACTTATTTACCCGTCTTGGCATCAGTGCTGTGCCGTTTTTGCTACCGCTGTTGCTACAGGTGGTATTTGAATATTCGCCATCACAAGCAGGCTGGCTACTTGCGCCTATTGCTGTTGGTGCAATAGGTGTCAAACCTTTTGTCAGTAAGCTGATTCAGCGCTATAGCTATCGCAAGGTACTGGTCTATAACACTTTATTATTGGGTATACTCATTATCCTGCTGGCACAATTCAATGATGCCGCGCAGTGGCTATGGTTTATACCGCTTTTGACTATAATGGGCGCTTGTAACTCGCTACAGTTTAGCGCGATGAACACGATTACTATCGGTGATCTGCAAGGGGCTCAGACCAGTAGCGGCAATAGCCTTATGGCGGTAAATCAACAATTAGCTATCAGCTTTGGTATTGCTTTTGGTGCAGCGATGCTCAACTTATTACGCGAGCGCTTTGGACTTGATAACTTAGCGGCCTTTCAGACGACCTACTGGTTATTAGGTATTCTCACTATTTTATCGGGATTGTACTTTTTACGTTTAAAACCCGAAGATGGTCGCGGCTTATATTAA
- the yghU gene encoding glutathione-dependent disulfide-bond oxidoreductase, whose translation MTANKDQTPSNEYTPPKIWTNDKENGGKFASTNSPTAGTRHEQTLPVGDAPLQLYSLNTPNGVKVNILLEELSELGIKAAAYDAYKIDISEGDQFGSDFVAINPNSKIPALVDYSNKNEPIQLFESGSILLYLAEKFEKFIPMQQGSKRANCLSWLMWQMGSAPYLGGGFGHFYAYAPEPMEYPINRFTMETKRQMDVLNKHLEHTTYMCGDTEADYTIADIIIWAWYGQLALGKLYDAGEFLQVDSYQHLQRWAKLIAKRPAVQRAVDLELKPIS comes from the coding sequence ATGACGGCTAACAAAGATCAGACACCAAGTAATGAGTATACACCTCCTAAGATTTGGACTAACGACAAAGAGAACGGAGGAAAGTTTGCAAGCACTAATAGCCCGACGGCAGGCACGCGCCATGAGCAAACGCTACCCGTAGGCGATGCGCCACTACAACTGTATTCGCTCAACACGCCTAATGGCGTCAAAGTCAATATTTTGTTAGAAGAGTTGAGCGAGCTGGGTATAAAAGCGGCCGCTTATGATGCCTATAAGATAGACATCTCTGAGGGTGATCAGTTTGGCTCTGACTTTGTCGCTATCAACCCTAACTCAAAGATTCCCGCCTTGGTTGATTATTCTAATAAGAATGAGCCGATACAACTGTTTGAGTCAGGGTCTATTCTATTATATTTAGCCGAGAAGTTCGAAAAGTTTATACCAATGCAGCAAGGGTCTAAACGCGCCAATTGTCTATCTTGGCTAATGTGGCAGATGGGTAGCGCGCCTTATCTAGGGGGTGGCTTTGGTCACTTTTATGCTTATGCGCCAGAGCCTATGGAGTATCCAATTAACCGCTTTACTATGGAGACCAAACGGCAAATGGATGTTCTCAATAAGCATCTAGAGCACACTACCTATATGTGCGGCGATACTGAAGCGGACTACACTATTGCCGATATTATTATTTGGGCATGGTACGGTCAGCTAGCGCTAGGTAAGCTATATGACGCTGGCGAGTTCTTGCAAGTTGACAGTTATCAGCACTTGCAACGCTGGGCAAAACTGATAGCCAAGCGTCCCGCAGTACAGCGAGCAGTAGACTTAGAGCTGAAACCTATCAGCTAA
- a CDS encoding DUF1176 domain-containing protein, which yields MSKSFQSISAPLFAKIKSSGMTRAKKFDISSPKMKNNLKFDNTKSKFLGSSIAFISAIAISPASYAASPVEYTNKDWQVVCDNTRTCRMAGYQADINSDFAASILLTRPAGANAEVTGEIKLGGDNKGSNKALLELGNRHRVALFINGKDLGETSSSSLGAGYAKLSSTQVSALLASLTKSSNIELVVRNSRWQVSDKGATAVMLKADVAQGRVGTASALIKANANNSNNDVLAPKELPQLRLVMPEQVANVNSNKGFSLKSSQLSAMMQSTVGDSTSECPKLANKTPWKVNRLNSTQLLAQHSCWSGAYNSGEGMWVINDRAPFDPKLVTTSATSYDRGVISSTQKERGIGDCTATTEWVWTGKSFDKSYSGTTGLCRSVADGGAWKLPTYVTDVKR from the coding sequence ATGAGTAAATCATTTCAATCTATCTCAGCACCCTTATTTGCAAAAATTAAAAGTAGTGGCATGACACGCGCTAAAAAATTCGATATAAGTTCACCTAAAATGAAAAATAATTTGAAATTTGATAATACAAAAAGTAAGTTTTTAGGCTCATCTATCGCATTCATAAGTGCGATAGCCATAAGTCCAGCTAGCTATGCCGCTAGTCCTGTTGAATATACTAACAAGGATTGGCAAGTGGTTTGTGATAATACTCGTACTTGTCGTATGGCAGGGTATCAAGCTGATATTAACAGCGACTTTGCCGCATCAATATTATTAACTCGCCCAGCAGGTGCTAATGCTGAGGTGACAGGCGAGATTAAGCTCGGTGGTGATAATAAAGGCTCCAATAAAGCCTTGCTAGAATTGGGTAATCGCCATCGCGTGGCGCTGTTTATCAATGGTAAGGATCTAGGCGAGACCAGCTCCTCATCGCTAGGGGCAGGTTATGCCAAGCTTAGCAGTACACAAGTGAGTGCATTACTAGCATCGCTGACCAAATCCAGCAATATTGAGCTGGTCGTACGTAACTCACGCTGGCAAGTGTCTGATAAAGGGGCTACCGCGGTCATGCTAAAAGCTGACGTGGCGCAAGGGCGAGTTGGCACAGCCAGCGCTTTAATCAAAGCTAATGCTAATAACTCGAACAACGATGTACTTGCTCCTAAAGAGCTACCACAACTGCGCCTAGTAATGCCTGAGCAGGTCGCTAATGTTAATAGTAATAAAGGCTTTAGCCTAAAATCCTCACAGCTTAGCGCTATGATGCAAAGCACGGTAGGTGACTCTACTAGCGAGTGTCCAAAGCTTGCAAACAAGACTCCATGGAAAGTCAACCGTCTCAATAGTACGCAGCTCTTGGCACAGCATAGTTGCTGGTCTGGTGCTTATAATAGCGGTGAGGGTATGTGGGTTATCAACGATCGCGCTCCCTTTGATCCTAAGCTGGTCACTACGAGCGCCACTAGTTACGATAGAGGCGTTATCAGCTCTACTCAAAAGGAGCGAGGTATTGGCGATTGTACAGCGACCACTGAGTGGGTCTGGACAGGCAAAAGCTTTGATAAGAGTTATTCGGGGACGACGGGGCTGTGTCGCTCGGTCGCGGATGGCGGTGCATGGAAGCTCCCTACTTATGTGACAGATGTAAAACGCTAA
- a CDS encoding DEAD/DEAH box helicase — MTDILSTIAAQNGIIEETTTVNSDTAVQATSEAESTEDQVTFAELDIAKPILTALERSGYTHPTPIQAQAIPFALQGRDLLLSAQTGSGKTAAFVIPVLDRLSRATSFDKLTKALILTPTRELAQQVHDSVRTYSKDMRGLFCVPLVGGAPYNGQITALKKGVQVIVATPGRLLDHINAGRVDLSNLEVLVLDEADRMLDMGFADDISDILKAAPTNRQTIMCSATWDGPVGKIAATFTNNPERVAIKVESAHIDETVYYCDDFNHKNKILDKIVCEKDVDQVIIFAATKRSTEKLAKQLQDDGHKASFLHGDLPQSKRNRIVQDLRNGKCKILVATDVAARGLDVPALSHVINYDLPRQTEDYVHRIGRCGRAGRSGVAINLCSMDDRPQLNAINRYLNRKMEVSVIEGLEPKKTYVPSENKGNGRGRGRGRSNGGGGNGQGRGRSTGGGYQGKPENARGRSGDSSKGTGQRASNDSGYQGQSAGKPRDSSGKPNDRFGGKPYQGKRTGGPSRGDSAGVPRGERAATGRGRPSGSQGRPANRSDSGNRGQGRSSGGNRGNNS, encoded by the coding sequence ATGACTGACATCTTATCTACTATCGCCGCTCAAAACGGTATCATCGAAGAAACTACTACTGTAAATTCAGACACTGCTGTACAAGCTACTTCTGAAGCCGAGTCTACAGAAGATCAAGTCACTTTTGCTGAACTTGACATCGCAAAGCCGATCCTTACCGCGCTTGAGCGTAGTGGCTATACCCACCCAACGCCTATTCAAGCACAAGCGATTCCTTTTGCTCTACAAGGTCGTGACTTACTACTTTCAGCACAAACAGGTAGCGGTAAAACAGCGGCATTCGTCATTCCAGTATTGGATCGTTTAAGCCGTGCGACTAGCTTTGATAAATTAACCAAAGCCCTTATCTTAACGCCAACGCGTGAGCTTGCTCAGCAGGTTCATGATAGCGTACGCACTTATTCGAAAGATATGCGTGGTTTATTCTGTGTGCCATTAGTCGGTGGCGCTCCTTATAACGGTCAGATTACCGCGCTCAAAAAAGGCGTCCAAGTTATTGTTGCAACGCCTGGTCGTCTGCTTGACCATATCAATGCTGGTCGCGTTGACTTATCAAACCTTGAAGTACTAGTACTTGATGAAGCGGATCGTATGCTAGATATGGGTTTTGCTGATGATATCAGTGATATCCTAAAAGCAGCTCCTACTAATCGTCAGACTATTATGTGCTCGGCTACTTGGGATGGTCCTGTTGGCAAGATTGCCGCGACTTTCACTAACAATCCTGAGCGCGTTGCTATCAAAGTAGAATCGGCTCATATCGATGAGACAGTCTATTATTGTGATGATTTCAATCATAAAAACAAAATCTTAGACAAAATCGTTTGTGAAAAGGACGTTGATCAAGTGATCATCTTTGCCGCCACTAAACGCAGCACTGAAAAACTAGCTAAGCAATTACAAGATGACGGCCACAAAGCCAGCTTCTTACATGGTGACTTGCCACAAAGCAAGCGTAACCGCATCGTGCAAGACTTACGTAATGGTAAATGCAAGATTTTAGTCGCCACTGATGTTGCTGCTCGTGGTCTTGACGTTCCAGCTTTATCACATGTTATCAACTATGATTTACCACGCCAAACTGAAGATTACGTCCATCGTATCGGTCGTTGTGGTCGTGCGGGCCGTAGTGGTGTTGCTATTAACTTATGTAGCATGGATGATCGTCCACAGCTCAATGCAATCAATCGTTATTTGAATCGCAAAATGGAAGTGTCTGTGATCGAAGGCTTAGAGCCGAAGAAGACTTATGTACCAAGTGAGAATAAAGGTAATGGTCGCGGCCGTGGTCGTGGACGCTCAAATGGCGGTGGTGGTAATGGCCAAGGCCGTGGTCGCTCGACTGGTGGCGGTTATCAAGGTAAGCCTGAAAATGCTCGCGGTCGCTCAGGTGACAGTAGCAAAGGTACAGGTCAACGCGCCAGCAACGATAGTGGCTATCAAGGCCAAAGTGCTGGCAAGCCACGCGATTCATCAGGCAAGCCTAATGATCGCTTCGGTGGTAAGCCGTATCAAGGTAAGCGTACTGGCGGTCCTAGCCGTGGTGATAGCGCTGGCGTTCCACGCGGTGAGCGCGCTGCAACAGGTCGTGGTCGTCCAAGTGGCAGCCAAGGTCGTCCAGCCAACCGCTCAGACAGCGGCAACCGTGGCCAAGGTCGCTCAAGCGGTGGCAACCGTGGTAACAATTCGTAA
- a CDS encoding DUF819 domain-containing protein — MSYSAIESLPVAFGIIMAIIGLVFYTQALPGNFWRRFYAVLPGIVLCCFIPATLNSLGVFADGIGSQIYGFTATYLLPASLLLMTLSMDVPKILGLGWRAVAMFFAASVAIVISGPISLALAKWVSPEMFTDDTLWRGFSAVAGSWIGGAANQAAMKELFGVSDDLFGMMILVDTTNASLWLLIILVLAKHSAKIDNWLKADSSSIDKVIKAVESYERDHERPATLNDLMVMFGLCFAMVGAAHFIGGQIAATFAPFAWAVQYSFASAFFWMVVIITLIGVVFSFTKIRRLDHAGASKIGTVFIFVLIAAIGMQINLAGIVSQWRLLLIGLVWMTIHVIIIFIVARIIRAPFFFLAVGSNANTGGASSAPIVATAFHPALAPVGVFLGILGYAMGTFGGYISTQLMRLVVT; from the coding sequence ATGTCTTACTCAGCTATTGAAAGCTTACCTGTTGCCTTTGGTATTATTATGGCGATTATTGGGCTAGTTTTTTATACCCAAGCACTGCCAGGCAATTTCTGGCGACGTTTTTATGCCGTTTTGCCAGGTATTGTGCTTTGCTGCTTTATACCTGCAACGCTCAATAGTCTTGGGGTGTTTGCCGATGGCATAGGCTCACAGATTTATGGCTTTACGGCCACTTATTTGCTACCAGCCAGCTTATTACTGATGACCTTGTCAATGGATGTTCCTAAGATTTTAGGACTTGGTTGGAGAGCTGTCGCTATGTTTTTTGCGGCAAGTGTCGCTATTGTTATTAGTGGGCCGATCAGTCTAGCACTAGCAAAGTGGGTATCGCCCGAGATGTTCACTGATGACACGCTATGGCGTGGGTTTTCAGCGGTGGCAGGCAGTTGGATAGGGGGCGCGGCCAATCAAGCTGCTATGAAAGAGCTGTTTGGGGTCAGTGATGATCTATTTGGGATGATGATCTTAGTTGATACCACTAATGCCTCGCTGTGGCTCTTGATTATTCTAGTGCTGGCGAAGCATAGCGCCAAGATAGATAACTGGCTAAAAGCGGATTCTAGCAGTATTGATAAAGTTATCAAAGCTGTTGAGAGCTATGAGCGTGATCATGAGCGACCAGCAACGCTCAATGATTTGATGGTGATGTTTGGCTTATGCTTTGCGATGGTTGGCGCCGCGCACTTTATTGGTGGTCAAATCGCTGCCACTTTTGCGCCCTTTGCTTGGGCGGTACAGTATAGCTTTGCCAGCGCGTTTTTTTGGATGGTGGTTATCATTACCTTAATAGGTGTGGTTTTTTCTTTTACCAAAATACGCAGGCTTGATCACGCAGGCGCATCAAAGATAGGCACGGTATTTATTTTTGTGTTGATTGCCGCCATAGGCATGCAGATTAACCTAGCAGGTATCGTCTCGCAGTGGCGGCTACTGCTGATAGGTCTGGTATGGATGACAATTCACGTGATCATTATATTTATAGTTGCTAGAATTATTCGCGCGCCGTTTTTCTTTTTGGCCGTCGGCTCTAATGCTAATACAGGCGGTGCATCATCAGCACCAATAGTCGCGACTGCCTTTCACCCTGCGCTTGCGCCTGTTGGCGTGTTTTTGGGGATATTAGGCTACGCAATGGGTACTTTTGGTGGTTATATTAGCACTCAGCTCATGCGTTTAGTAGTGACCTGA